A genome region from Anolis carolinensis isolate JA03-04 chromosome 6, rAnoCar3.1.pri, whole genome shotgun sequence includes the following:
- the parm1 gene encoding prostate androgen-regulated mucin-like protein 1, with protein sequence MARDGSPALIALVAITAGLNICCALIAAPDSSMASHISRSTTERIESDHTVTMFHNNSFASTSPPAAPSTTLSLSTTLGDSEHATTTGNTTALSTVEISATTPLLNTSDMNISAATQPNTLSPVTSFPNATTETFTHSQTPAFTSPQSSNDSVNITAPSDITKLSTAEVTQLSSTETPVPVSTSKKVHTVEATSRETHVISTSSSPLESFTSSETTLPSKVSLETSPTGSTTFSSGITIQEVQRALSPGSIAAITITVIAVVLLVFGIAAFLKIRHSSYGRLFDDHDYGSWGNYNNPLYDDS encoded by the exons GACTAAATATCTGCTGTGCTTTGATCGCTGCACCTGATTCCAGCATGGCTTCTCACATAAGCAGATCTACAACAGAAAGAATTGAATCAGATCATACAGTGACCATGTTCCACAATAACTCTTTCGCAAGTACCAGTCCACCAGCTGCACCATCAACTACTCTTTCTCTTAGTACCACATTGGGAGATTCAGAACACGCTACCACCACAGGTAATACAACTGCTCTTTCAACAGTGGAGATTTCAGCTACAACTCCTCTATTAAATACATCAGACATGAATATTTCAGCAGCGACACAACCAAACACATTGTCCCCTGTGACTTcctttcctaatgccacaacagAAACTTTTACCCACTCTCAAACCCCAGCATTCACCTCTCCACAGAGTTCAAATGATTCAGTCAACATCACTGCTCCGTCTGACATTACCAAACTTAGCACAGCTGAAGTTACGCAGTTGTCAAGCACAGAAACACCAGTTCCTGTGAGCACAAGCAAGAAAGTGCACACCGTAGAGGCAACGTCAAGAGAGACTCATGTGATATCCACCTCCTCAAGCCCATTGGAATCCTTTACCTCTTCAGAAACAACCTTACCAAGTAAAGTTTCTCTAGAGACTTCTCCCACTGGAAGTACCACCTTCTCTTCAGGGATAACCATTCAGGAGGTCCAGCGTGCTTTGAGCCCAG GAAGCATTGCAGCTATAACTATAACAGTGATTGCAGTGGTTCTATTGGTGTTTGGCATAGCTGCATTCTTGAAGATCAG GCATTCTTCTTATGGAAGACTCTTTGATGATCATGACTATGGATCCTGGGGAAACTACAACAACCCTCTATATGATGACTCTTAA